In the Plasmodium yoelii strain 17X genome assembly, chromosome: 3 genome, one interval contains:
- a CDS encoding PIR protein: protein MDKNLCEKFEDVWEVFPEELTSDKNYQLKKGNFLESYCYNDGCEGNLDKINAGFFYLLNKFFGSSGPSYYAENNINVVDYTILWLSYMLTLKENEFKNSIQHFYTTFINNNAKYKSTVENVKGCSTFKDIIDKRHNLMNKDMDKNMISTLHDAFKLLCKMYTDFDEDTSNCKKCSEKANDFVEKYKNLKNYYSIPGNDSYNKMLSTLSTDYNKLKDKCNDTLSFPSIETIQSSEQKSGFISEVASSSSSITNKLISVLSIFGVIGFLLGISYKYSLFGFRKRFQKQKLREKLKNIKKKMNH, encoded by the exons TGTGAAAAGTTCGAGGATGTATGGGAGGTTTTTCCCGAAGAATTGACCAGTGATAAAAATtatcaattaaaaaaaggaaatttcTTAGAAAGTTATTGTTATAATGATGGATGTGAAGGTAatctcgataaaattaatgccggatttttttatttgcttaATAAATTCTTTGGCAGTTCTGGGCCATCGTATTATGcggaaaataatataaatgttgtTGATTATACTATtctatggttaagttatatgttaaccCTAAAggaaaatgaatttaaaaatagtatacaacatttttataccacatttataaataataatgcaaaatataaaagtacTGTAGAAAATGTTAAAGGTTGTAGTACTTTTAAGGATATTATAGATAAAAGACACAATTTGATGAATAAGGACAtggataaaaatatgatatctACATTgcatgatgcatttaaattattatgtaaaatGTATACTGATTTTGATGAAGACACGTCAAATTGCAAAAAATGCTCGGAAAAAGCTAATGAttttgttgaaaaatataaaaacctTAAGAATTATTATAGTATTCCTGGAAACgattcatataataaaatgttgtctactttatcaactgattataataaattaaaagataaatGTAACGATACTTTAAGCTTTCCATCTATAGAAACAATACAAAGTTCTGAACAAAAATCTGGATTCATTTCTGAAGTtgcatcatcaagttcgtcgataacaaataaattaatttcagttttatcgatatttggtgtaATAGGATTtcttttaggaatttcttataag tattcgttatttggatttcggaaacgatttcaaaaacaaaaattaagagaaaaactaaaaaatataaagaagaaaatgaatcattaa